The Poecilia reticulata strain Guanapo linkage group LG1, Guppy_female_1.0+MT, whole genome shotgun sequence DNA window GTATAGTGCATTATTTCTAATTACTTTTTCAGACTTTAGTGCAGTTGGAATTCCTGCTgtgcttcattttttatttcgtCTTAATAGAGTAAAGTTTACTTTTAAGAAAAGTAATTTGGCCCGACAAGCATTAATcacaagtcttaaattttgttgtgatGAGACCTATATAGTCTTATATATTATATGTAGTTTTTCTccgtggattttttttttctgtctgacaaAACTTTCATGCAGACATCTTTGTTGTGTCCTGTGACTAGCGCTAATTAGCTGCTAATGTTTCCTTGCTAGCTTGTTTGCATCTATCATGGGTAAGTGCACATTTATTGTCAGTTGACTGCATGATGTCTTTCTTCACCATTGGCTCGCTTCTGTTGCCATTGCCAACCCAGTGTATGCTACGTCCATTCTGTGCAAAAGAATCTCGACACTACGGGGTTCAAGGCTTTAGAGAGCCATGATGACAAAGCTGGTTCACAATACAGACCCCAGGAATGTCGCACTTTGCCTCCTATGAGATGGCTAAAGCTCCCCTGAAAACAGTCAGCGCTGCTACTATTAGCACTGCTCTAAGAACGGCACTTCTCTTCCCTGCTGAAGAATTTTAGTTCTATAAAGTTGTTACTATGGAGGGAAATAAACCTGAGAAAAGGAGTAGCgtatgaaaacaaatgtgagtAGGAGCTTTAATCTCTCTTCAGGTATGTTGGTAACAACTACTCAGATGCTCAGGAAGCCATGGAGTGCATCATGCAGACCTTCTACAGCCGAAACTTGATGAAACGTCCCGTGTCTAACCCAGCTGTTGGTCAGCTGGTAGCAATTAGAGGGGAGGACGGAGGTGAGGTGGCCAGAGCGCAGGTGACGGAGATCTTGGACTCCAACAAGGTCAAGGTAACTGGCTTAGTTTTCAAGACGTCTCTCGAGTCACCTCGGCGAAAGTAGCTTTGcatattgaacttttttatttttatttttgcaaaagcagaaaaaggtATATTTTCAAGAATGTTTTCCAAATGGTTCATACATTCTGCTCTCTAAGGCAGTGTCTAGATGTACATTCTCATCCTGCAACTTGAAAGAAAAGCCCACTAATGCTTCAACTCCTAAAAACGCTGCTTTAACCTAATTGTTTCCGTCTATTCTTAGAAAAGTGAAATGATTTCAACATTGTTGCCACAAATATGCTGTTTTCTGTAGAAATCTGACTCCCTTCTCTGGTTGTTGGCCATAtggaaatgttgttttctcCCCATTTGTCTGCCAGGTGTTCTACATGGACTATGGCTTTTGTATAGAGATCAGTCAGAACAGTCTGCTGGAGCTCCATCAGGACTTTCTCTCGCTGCCTTTCCAAGCTACTAACGTCAGGCTAGCAGGTGCAAACATGGTGGAAATGAACCAAAAACCCAAACACCTTGCATATTTTAAGCAGTTAATCGTTCGTTCTGCATCACATCCTCGTTGTCTTCCTCCTGCTAGAGTTGGAAGCGTTCAGCTCCCACCCACAGGTGCTGTCCGCCTTGGATAAAGTGGCGGTTGGAAAGATCCTGAGGATGGAATCCTTGAAGCCACGTCAACAGAACGAAGTGCCCATGGCGCTGCTTTTTGACACCTCGCTAGATGATGATCTGAACATTAACACCATGTGCCTGAAGGCTCTGCAGGACAGTACAATGAATAACCCTCTGTCTGTATGTTCACAAACCAAAATCACTCTCatgcaagcttttttttttttttttttaaactccgtcacacaaaatgtctaatttaaaGTTCTTCGTTTCCTCCAGGTAAACGTCGTCCTTAAAGATGTGTTTGTAACAAGCGTGTGCGCAGATGGGACCATTTTCTGCCAACTCCCCTGCAGAGGAACAGTCAGATTGAGAAGGCTACTGGAGAATGTGGAAGCATTTTTCAGCTCCCAGGTAGATGGTGTTTTCAGCTAATGTCTCATTTTCATGAGATAAAGATGTTTTGATGTAAATTGGAGTGAGCTGGACTGACTCTTGActtgatttaatgaaaaaaagctGTGATTGCAAGTTTGAATTGTGGCTAAATTCTCTGCATTGTCAGCCTGtgaataattacattattaaattTTCCTAAAAGGTCACATCAGAGTCCCTGGTTTCCAGGCCCTTCTGCGGAAAGTTGTGTTTAGGCCGTTACGAAAATAAATGGGCCAGAGCGGAAGTAAGAGCTGGACTGTTGACATGCTTACAGAGAaaaagctgtcttttttttttcttgcaatgatttttattcaaattgcaGATTATGTACATGCATGAGAACCGTGTGATGGAGATTCTCTTCACTGACCTGAGCATCACAGCAACTGTCACATTCACCGATGTTCGAGAGATTCCTCGACATTTTCTGAAGGATTACATCATCATCCCGCCacaggtttgattttttttttaaatcctcctcataaatctgctttaaaaccatatttttagTCCATCTGCTTACTGTTAGGtaaattttcatatttgtcctttttttgtagGCTGTTAAATGTCGACTGGCTGACCTCGCCGTTCCAAAAGAAGGCTGGAGCCAGAAGCCCTTTTTGCTGATAACTGAGACTCTACTTGCAGCAGAAGAGCTCAAAATGAAGGTAGTATCTGTCACAGTGGCAGAAAGTTTCATCAAAGAACTTAGGATTTCAggtttaaaaattcaaattaagTCATCAATTAATATGGTGAGatctaaatcatcttttggttttgatgaaatgcataaaataaataaaaatgcacatttggCTTTGactttgaattattattttccccTTGGTATTATTTCAGATATCCAAATTAGAAGAGTGCAAAGGAGACAGAGTGGTATTTATGTACCTCTTCGATGGTGGTGACGGTCAGAAGTTAGATGAAAGCATCAACCATCACCTGGCTCGTTCAGAGGTGTGGCAGAACGTTGTGTCACCGAACAACACCACAGTCACCAGCACTCGCAGCAACATTGTGGACACAGGTAACGTTAGACATTAATGGTGTTGTCACTCCTGATAGACTGGTAGACCTGGTTCGATTGGGAagcaaaattgcaacatttgttaaactttcagctggtgtggtttgctttcacactgcagtgtcaaacaaaccaaacctgTTCCTCCCCTTCGGCGGTGgtggagctgcaccaagaaccacagagggaaatgacatgaaaacctccaAAGATGACAccgagcacaacttccttcttcacaaattaacaaaaatggagtggcattaGATTTTATCAGTTTGTCTTTGGTAAACGCCACAAGCCGTTTCTCCTGCTACCTTCAAACCCGCGTGTTtgatttggttgtatttacccagaatgccctgtacTTCGCTTCATGCTTTTTGAGCAGTCTCTAGCCCACTAGGCATCTACATATTCATTCAAACCGCACCAAGGTTTGAGAGCGCTTTTTaggtccgcatcagagttcaatCTCGCATTCACACCCTCCCTAAATGAaccagtttgattaaagcggaacTAACAGAGCAAATGTGAATGCACCCTGAAAAGAAATCCTTCTGAtgcagattttttgttgttttgtagaTCTCAGTTCTCTTGTGGAGAAGTGGACGCTGGGAAACCCGGTCCCAAGTCCCCCCATGAAGACGTCATCTGTGCCACGTGGCAAAGACGATGCAGCTGTGAAAACGGGAACGCAGCCACTCCCATTACCCCCTCCACTAGACCTTCCACAGGTGGGTAGCATTGATTGTTTTCTGCATAAGAGCAAGTTAAATATACAAAGTATAATGTCCTTTAATAATAAGTAACATGCTCGTTTGCTTTGGGTGCCTGTCTGGTTTAGCTAGTCAGGGCTAAATGTGACTTTGCCTTGGGAAGGCATTTTTACTTCAATGGTTTAAGgaaggggtgtccaaagtcggtcctcaagggccggcatcctgcatgttttagttctctccctagtggttgtaacaaTCTCCCCAGCAAGTCGGTGTTCtgcttaggcctctaatgagccatcatttgatgcaggtgtgtaaaaccagggagaaaactaaaacatgcaggatgccggccctcgaggactgactttggacacccctggtttaaggGGTTGAGTTTTGCACTTTGAGGTTCAATatctgttaaataaaactattttaaacacaaaccatTGCTGTTAATATTATACAAGCATTCCAACATGCTGTATCGTTCTTCTAAATCCAAGTCTGTTGCTTTTGGCTTTTCCATTAGTTGTGAATGTTTTKGGGcgtcagaaacattttgttgaccATTGAAGGTACTTtatcttctttttctcattttctatcAATCTCCAggtcaaagtttaaaaagtcaatcaaaatattaaaaacttgtCTTTAATTGCTATATATGATCAAAATATCTTTTGATATTCAAAGATTCTCCACTTTAGAAATATGGAAAGTTGCGCTTGTAACTGTGATTCTATGAACCCCTACTGACCACCAGAGGGCGGTGCTGAAAGCTCTGGATGATGGGAACATTGATTCAGTGCTTTCAGCACCACCCTCTGGCAGTTAGTAGGAATGAAATAGACCTACCATACATTTATAGTACTTTAGTCCCAACTTACCCATTGCCCGGTGCTGATCCAAAGCCTGGTGGACCTCCGCCTGTTGTAGTAGAAGCACAAAACGATTGCAGACACAGATTTACAGTTTTCCTCAAATCCACGTCTTATTgtctccttccttttttttcagcctGGTCAGAACATGGATGTCTTTGTGCCGATGGCTTGCCACCCAGGTTACTTTGTGGTACAGCTTTGGCAGGACCTCCATAAACTTGAGGTGTTGAGGGGAGAAATGGTCCTTTACTACAACCAGAGCGGAAATACAACCACAACAATGGACATCCAGAAAGGACATGTCTATGCTGCCAAATTTGACAAGAAGTAAGTAAACCTAAACcccaggaagaggaaaaaaatatgttaaatgtaaTTGTATGAATCAACAACCAGATCTGAAATATAGGATGTTCTTCTGCTGTTGTGAGGTTAGTTGATTTATTGATGTTAATCTCTGCTTAGTTGGCACCGCGTGCAGGTGAAAGGGGTTCTCTCAAACGGCTTGGTTTCTGTCTATGATTTGGACTACGGTAAGCACGAACTGGTCCCTCGCAGTCTAATCCAGCCTCTAATAGAGGAGTTCAGACAGCTGTCCTTCCAGGCTATTGCTGCACAACTAGCAGGTGAGTTATCGACTTTCTTTTAGgtaaattatttacaatatGATGGATCAATCATCAGAAAAATCTATTGAAAAATTGATTAccaaaataattgttagttgcagacCTAAATGAGTCATAGttaggattttaaaatgtaaaatcctaACTATTTTCAGGACAATTATtggttttttaattttttttttctcatgaatAATTGAGCGCCAATAAGCAGAGAAATCATTGAATAATTGATAAAGTCCTAAGGAGTTTTAAGTCTACTTGGAGttggaaagataaaaaaaaaaaatcccattgtATCGGTGTAATCCTCCAGGTGTGGCACAGCGTCAGTGGTCAGAGGAGACGTCTTCGTTGTTCAGGAATCACGTGGAGCGGCGAGCGCTGGTAGCGCAGGTGGAGAGCGTTCGGGAAGCATCAGAAGTCAAAGGTGAGCTGTCGGCTCGCAGGTTGACTGTTTACCTGGTGGACACCTCATCGGAGGAGAAGGACATTTGGATTCACAGCATCTTGGCCGACATCGAGAATGAGCTGTCTTCTGCTGCGAGCTAGGTGTGCACACAGACGGTGGTAAAGTAAGCAGACTTTTGGGCTCTTTGACAGTTGTATGCACACACAAACTACTTTTGGTTTGattctttttaaagtaaaatgcaCGGAACGACTTTTACTTTGGAAGGAAAATTTGTACTTCCTCTGCGTTTGCTTGTTCATGTTGTTTTGTAGGTGGCTTATAATCAGGCTTGATTTACATATGTGTGAGTAATTTTCTAATGTTTGTGATGTGTTATGATCTGTAAAATTTGTTCAGGGAAGGATTTACATTTCCATTATTTAAGAACATGGATATGGAATTGTCAAATATGTCATATAAATGTGCGTTTCTGTTTGCTGTGGTTTATGCATGCAATACTCTACCTTTTGGGGAATATGTGTCTTACAAATTACTTCAGTATAGTGCATGTGTGTACATAGTTGTTGGATTGTCATTATGGTTCATATCtccaatgttttactttgtttgaaAGAGATGTATTCACCGTGATTTTTGTTACGTGCGAGTTAGTGATTGCAAAGAGATGACAGAATacagtttctgtaaaaacattttcaataaactttGGTGATGCATCAGCAAAGGACAGCAGCTCTGTTGGCCTACTTTACTCACTTCACAACTACTCACCAACTCTGCTCTGGAATGGCTTTCTATGCCTACTCAGAGAGGCAAAAGTAGTTTTTCTAATTTCAGTCAATTGAAGAAGCGTTGTAACAATCTGGTAGGGAAAAACAAATGgacttaaaatgttattctgaCCTGGCATttttggaattacaaaaaatatttcaaattcatCAGTGGTGGTGGTAACAAAACTATCACTGCATACTGTCTGACTCTTTACAGACACAAACGCTGTGcgaaaaaatgctaaaaaaaaaaggtgaaaataggAAATCATATTGAtggtttttcttgtttgcaaaATATCACCGGATGCCTTAGTAAGTTTTGTGTTCTCATGGATAAAATTTCATTGGAAAATCTAGAAAATTGTGTGTGgtaaagtgacatttttttgtggGGGGCGGAGGGGTacatcttgtattttttttccaacatattttggtttttgGCCTTTTTCAACAGATTCTCTTATGAAATTGGAGCAGATTATTATCCTTAATCCAACCAATTTTAGCCCAGAACGACCACCTATTGGTAAATATTCACCTGTAAGCGCTAACCATTTCTTTTcggtggatttaaaaaaaataaataaatacaaagaacaTACTTGTGGCCAAAGCGGGTACGAAACGCCCCATGACGTTTCAAGACATCGAAAAGTTCAATACGAGAAAACCGCAAAACAATTGTGTCCGATAATGAACGCAGCGCCTCTTCATGACATCACTGGAGTGACAGGGCAGCCGCGTGTTGGGGGAggaagaaaggaggaggaggatcaCCTCTCCACAAGTTGACTTTGCCGTTTTAGGGAGATTAGACTCAGCTTTCCGCAAACCCACCAAGAGCTGAGCAAAGACGGGAGAGGAGAGGGGACGCCTCGACTTCTACTGAATTCAGTAACCAATCTGTCCACGGGTCATGGCCGGTTCCGTGTAGCGGAGCGCGTTTTTATTTCGGGCGGATTCCCCCCGGTTTGTGCGCCTGCAGCCGAGCGCAGCTCTCACTGCGGCTCCAAAAGGGAAACCATATCTGGTCAAAGTATTCGTTGCTGTCACCCAGTAGAGCCGGACCGGCTATTAATAGCGCCGAAGGAGGTACGTAAATTGATGCAAAAGTTACTGTCTGCGAGCAATAAAGTAGTCAAATAGGTGAAGATGCTTTTCTAGTTGACGGTGTTGATTTTGCATGGAGAAAGTTTTATTCCAAAGCAGCAGCGCTTTAAGAGAGCGTCTTCttgaaaatgtgtggaaaaacttTCACTTTATATGCCGgaagtatatttttttctgcttatccGACAGGTTTGCAGTGTTTATAGAAATTAAACATATCTCTCCACAGCAAACTAATTCACGAGCAgtcatgatttttcttttgagtttggATAAGCATATTGTTTCTTGTATATGGAGGAATATTCTTCCCATTCTCAATGTTTCATATTGGTTCACCATCAATATTCACCATATTTATTCCtaaataatgtacatttcaaaaCGCAAACCTAACCACATGCATACAACCAGTGAAGTGAGGTAACCTTGattaaacatgacattttgacCCCTATAGAACGCAGTCAAGTCCAAGAAAGCTCAGAGTACGTTTACATTTCACTCACCACACAAGTTATTATGACACATGAACCTTCGCTGGTCCCCAAAATGAACAAAACGCAAAGGAGTTTgctgttttcagaaacaaaaactgacaacTTTGTTTGACAAAAGTTGGTGATGTGTACAGATGTTAGTCAATCTATCCACACTGTCACGATGTCACATATTGTTTTAATACCCACTGTTTATCTGTGAAATAGACACTTTAATGCAGAGGATAAGCTCTCTTATGCATGTTATGACATGCGGCTAACATAGGCGGACCAGTTGTCCCTCAGCTGTTTTCTATTTGAGAAATCTGTACAATTCAACAGCTGAAGTAATGCAGCATACTGACATAACATTGCTCCTTAACAGCTTCAGCTACAATTTAGGTGAATAAATTCCAGTTTTCCTGAGCATTTAATGATCTACTTAAGATATTTTAGTGATTGACCTCAATCgcagctttttttaaaagcagaattcACAAATGGCTTGTTTCCACTGAACGGTACACCATAGGTCGGTGTGGTTTGATACACTATTTTGTCCGTTTTCCGTCGGAAAAGCAACCCAAACAGCTGACCTGTACCGCAGTTGTTTGGGTCTGACTGGGACCTCTTATGTTGTAGGTCAGCAGAACAACGATGCAGTTATGGTAGATCTACTTGTGTCACACCACACAATTCATTGCTTGGGTTACCGGAAAACCCCACTGGTTGCGACAAGCGTGAGGAATACCAGTGCGTCATGTTTGCCGTCGCACTAATATGACACCATGTTAGGCATTTTGGTTTCGACTCCACCTGCCCAGAGAAAATCCAACTGATGGTGGAAACGCTCTCCTGAACGTGGCGGAgaagggcttagaaaataatgtttttgggATCATTGTGCTGTTGACACAACTCAACTGTCTCCAAGGTTCAACCATCTGACCCTCTCGCTCTCAGGCTAAAGGATGTTGGTGTTCAGGAACAGCTCAGAAGCAACACCGGCTTTTGCCTGACGTAAGCTAGAATCTGCTCAAACACTTCAGTCATAGCAGAGTAGATTGTTTTACATCACTGAGGGGTCCCTGAAGAAAAAGGGAGCTTCTGCTCTAAAATGAACACAGTCAAACATCGACACTCTGAAGGCTTCTccaaggttgtttttttttgtcagatgaCCACGCTGTTTGTCCACCAGGACAAAAAGTGTTTGTCAATGAGGCCTTCAGTGTTGAGCATGGTGGTGGTTATATCATGCTGAGGGTTAGTTCAGCTGCCAGTAGTAGTGGTGCGTTACACAAAGTGGGTTGATAATGAAGGTGGACTGCTTCCGTATATTTAACTTCACCTCAAATAACAGCTTCATGAACAGACATAGTTGGCGGTTTCTAACAGTTGAAAATTTGCTCGTAGTGCATAAAAGACGAGTCCTTGCtagaagaaaattaaactcttctatttctgaaaaaacaagtGGGCAAAATATCCAACCAAAATTACACCAAAAGACTTGATGATGGTTGCAAaatgtggtaacactttatttaacgGGGTCTGCATGAAACTGACACGACACCGTTATTAACATGGCATAGCACCTGTCAGGAAcatgaagtctttatgaatKTCTGACTGtcgtcatgaagtgtcatttggtaaataatgacacttataATGCATAGTTGCTCTAAATGTTGCATTGATACTCCATTAAAAGGGTCAACTTTGGACTAAAGTGACAGTTTGCAAAATCATGCAAAGAtgggacttttaatgcaactttgcattaaaagtgtcattatttaccaactGACATTTCATGACagcagtcatagacattcataaagactccttcattttcatgacagatgttatgtcagtcttattatgcacaccccatcaaataaagtgcacccaaaatgtacattttctttgcaaCTTGCTAAATGACACCTAACTAAAATGTAATGTGggtttatgtattcatttgaGCTTGAATATGTAACTCTAGAACTAGCATGCCATTCATACTGAtgtatttaaacatttccactACGCTGCACCAAAGACACAGCTCTAGCAACGCAATTAAAAGCCACTTCACACAAAGACCACAATGAAATAGATTAACACAGCATTTTTCAGTTGAATCTGTCAACTAACAGAACTCCTTCACTGTTAGTTGACAGTCTTCTGACATTTAAACTCTCTTCCCGTCCAGTTTTCCTGCTAATTGAAAGTTTGCAAAAGCTTTTAACCCCTCTGATTACTGAAACATATCGGTATTTCatacaagaagaaaaatacttCTGCTGTTGAAACCGTTTCAGACGGATCAGTCTATTCCAGTGTGGGTTTTGAGTTTGTGCGTCCTGTTTTGAAGCCGAGGCTTGTAGAAACTCAGACACAGGAGAGTGGTCTGTTTGATATCACCAGTGTCTTCCAGTAGAGTTGCAGACAGTGTTATTTGGACTCCAGCCCAGT harbors:
- the tdrd7a gene encoding tudor domain-containing protein 7A isoform X2, translating into MSDSESIKKMLMAVLQSSKTGVSVTNLQSEYRALCGEFIPLKKLGFGNLENYLRSIPSVVRLENRMGELRCFANVLEETAHIAELVARQKNSKKSGSSQFVNCKMRYKPFNPYMLNVTPRSSLRQPSAGRYSNWTGNRFGAHGGHTVERRVTPPSAASRENVVHSRRENSSMSPTNKSPRGPPKDVLVPSKPQTDLDRYDAELVQSQIKKLLERWPSGVWMSKLSDKYSEMFMQKLHPQALIDLEKWSHICSVEKTFTSNRSDHLIYPPLSITPQIKPVINVNRSSPGSHLDSTHVSSRPSTPHQRSPSSKTGDSPRSPLAEPTFIFPPQSSPTASSKALPSVTLRSPTPNLALSPRLPRSGNHTMSFDGDSKICVSPKQSTPPLAPTWTALSSTNTSPDRDVLPLLKATFSSPSSSVSTPPSTPGPAVVSDDMREKIKELLSKSSQGLWADALPRCFMDVYKMPFPEEILENLSSLCDICTVEYPFPHNKKRAILYYTCQVNMNLTNSQQTLISPLPSGLDVLGPVVPPPLAPPPEDCPSVLVTEAKSTNALTIRYVGNNYSDAQEAMECIMQTFYSRNLMKRPVSNPAVGQLVAIRGEDGGEVARAQVTEILDSNKVKVFYMDYGFCIEISQNSLLELHQDFLSLPFQATNVRLAELEAFSSHPQVLSALDKVAVGKILRMESLKPRQQNEVPMALLFDTSLDDDLNINTMCLKALQDSTMNNPLSVNVVLKDVFVTSVCADGTIFCQLPCRGTVRLRRLLENVEAFFSSQVTSESLVSRPFCGKLCLGRYENKWARAEIMYMHENRVMEILFTDLSITATVTFTDVREIPRHFLKDYIIIPPQAVKCRLADLAVPKEGWSQKPFLLITETLLAAEELKMKISKLEECKGDRVVFMYLFDGGDGQKLDESINHHLARSEVWQNVVSPNNTTVTSTRSNIVDTDLSSLVEKWTLGNPVPSPPMKTSSVPRGKDDAAVKTGTQPLPLPPPLDLPQPGQNMDVFVPMACHPGYFVVQLWQDLHKLEVLRGEMVLYYNQSGNTTTTMDIQKGHVYAAKFDKNWHRVQVKGVLSNGLVSVYDLDYGKHELVPRSLIQPLIEEFRQLSFQAIAAQLAGVAQRQWSEETSSLFRNHVERRALVAQVESVREASEVKGELSARRLTVYLVDTSSEEKDIWIHSILADIENELSSAAS
- the tdrd7a gene encoding tudor domain-containing protein 7A isoform X1, with the protein product MSDSESIKKMLMAVLQSSKTGVSVTNLQSEYRALCGEFIPLKKLGFGNLENYLRSIPSVVRLENRMGELRCFANVLEETAHIAELVARQKNSKKSGSSQFVNCKMRYKPFNPYMLNVTPRSSLRQPSAGRYSNWTGNRFGAHGGHTVERRVTPPSAASRENVVHSRRENSSMSPTNKSPRAGPPKDVLVPSKPQTDLDRYDAELVQSQIKKLLERWPSGVWMSKLSDKYSEMFMQKLHPQALIDLEKWSHICSVEKTFTSNRSDHLIYPPLSITPQIKPVINVNRSSPGSHLDSTHVSSRPSTPHQRSPSSKTGDSPRSPLAEPTFIFPPQSSPTASSKALPSVTLRSPTPNLALSPRLPRSGNHTMSFDGDSKICVSPKQSTPPLAPTWTALSSTNTSPDRDVLPLLKATFSSPSSSVSTPPSTPGPAVVSDDMREKIKELLSKSSQGLWADALPRCFMDVYKMPFPEEILENLSSLCDICTVEYPFPHNKKRAILYYTCQVNMNLTNSQQTLISPLPSGLDVLGPVVPPPLAPPPEDCPSVLVTEAKSTNALTIRYVGNNYSDAQEAMECIMQTFYSRNLMKRPVSNPAVGQLVAIRGEDGGEVARAQVTEILDSNKVKVFYMDYGFCIEISQNSLLELHQDFLSLPFQATNVRLAELEAFSSHPQVLSALDKVAVGKILRMESLKPRQQNEVPMALLFDTSLDDDLNINTMCLKALQDSTMNNPLSVNVVLKDVFVTSVCADGTIFCQLPCRGTVRLRRLLENVEAFFSSQVTSESLVSRPFCGKLCLGRYENKWARAEIMYMHENRVMEILFTDLSITATVTFTDVREIPRHFLKDYIIIPPQAVKCRLADLAVPKEGWSQKPFLLITETLLAAEELKMKISKLEECKGDRVVFMYLFDGGDGQKLDESINHHLARSEVWQNVVSPNNTTVTSTRSNIVDTDLSSLVEKWTLGNPVPSPPMKTSSVPRGKDDAAVKTGTQPLPLPPPLDLPQPGQNMDVFVPMACHPGYFVVQLWQDLHKLEVLRGEMVLYYNQSGNTTTTMDIQKGHVYAAKFDKNWHRVQVKGVLSNGLVSVYDLDYGKHELVPRSLIQPLIEEFRQLSFQAIAAQLAGVAQRQWSEETSSLFRNHVERRALVAQVESVREASEVKGELSARRLTVYLVDTSSEEKDIWIHSILADIENELSSAAS